The following are from one region of the Salvia splendens isolate huo1 chromosome 2, SspV2, whole genome shotgun sequence genome:
- the LOC121792567 gene encoding homeobox-leucine zipper protein ANTHOCYANINLESS 2-like isoform X1, with amino-acid sequence MNFGDFLDNNSCGGGSGRIAADLPYTGTITTATMAAAEIAPPRLVSHHEPVFNSPGLSLALQTGIEGQEMGRMTEKYESSNVVGGRRSRDEEHESRSGSDNMDAASGDDIEVSDRPPRKKRYHRHTPQQIQELESLFKECPHPDEKQRLELSKRLCLETRQVKFWFQNRRTQMKTQLERHENSILRQENDKLRAENMSIRDAMRNPMCTNCGGPALIGDVSLEEQHLRIENARLKDELDRVCALAGKFLGRPIPAMGPNSGLELGVGINGFGALAAVVPNDYAAPLPIMSPSKSTINNSNPMERSMYLELALAAMDELVKIAQTNEPLWVRGMEGGRQVLNREEYSRSFTPCIGMKPKGFAAEASRETGVVIINSLALVETLMDSSKWAEMFPSIVARATTTDVISNGMGGTRNGALQLMHAELQVLSPLVPVREVNFLRFCKQHAEGVWAVVDVSIVAIREPSAAYPSCRRLPSGCVVQDMPNGCCKVTWVEHGEYDENEVHEVYRPMINAGMGFGSQRWIATLQRQCECLAILMSSSSPSRDHTAITAGGRRSMLKLAQRMTNNFCAGVCASTLHKWNKLRAENVDEDVRVMTRKSVDDPGEPPGVVLSAATSVWLPVSPQKLFHFLRNEHLRSEWDILSNGGPMQEMAHIAKGQDHGNCVSLLRASAINSNQSNMLILQETCTDASGSLVVYAPVDIPAMHVVMNGGDSAYVALLPSGFAVVPDSPGTDGGSLLTVAFQILVNSLPTAKLTVESVETVNNLISCTVQKIKAALQCES; translated from the exons ATGAATTTTGGGGATTTTCTTGATAACAATTCTTGTGGGggtgggagtggaagaattgcggCAGATTTGCCTTACACCGGCAccatcaccaccgccaccatgGCCGCGGCCGAGATTGCTCCGCCGCGCCTCGTCTCTCATCATGAACCTGTCTTCAACTCCCCCGGCCTCTCCCTCGCCCTC CAAACCGGAATCGAAGGGCAGGAAATGGGAAGAATGACGGAGAAGTACGAATCGAGCAATGTGGTTGGAGGAAGACGAAGCAGAGACGAAGAGCACGAGAGCAGATCTGGCAGCGATAACATGGATGCCGCATCTGGAGATGATATCGAGGTCTCCGACCGCCCCCCGAGGAAGAAGCGATACCACCGACACACCCCTCAGCAAATCCAAGAGCTCGAATC TTTGTTCAAGGAGTGCCCTCACCCCGACGAAAAGCAACGGTTAGAGCTCAGCAAACGCCTTTGCTTGGAAACGAGGCAGGTCAAATTCTGGTTCCAGAATCGACGAACTCAGATgaag ACGCAGCTGGAGCGGCACGAGAATTCAATTCTTCGGCAGGAAAACGACAAACTCCGAGCCGAGAACATGTCGATTAGGGACGCAATGCGAAATCCGATGTGCACAAACTGCGGCGGCCCCGCCTTGATCGGCGACGTCTCCCTCGAAGAGCAGCACCTCCGAATCGAGAACGCCAGACTAAAAGACGAGCTAGATCGCGTCTGCGCCCTCGCCGGTAAGTTCCTCGGCCGCCCTATCCCCGCCATGGGCCCTAATTCAGGCCTCGAGCTCGGAGTCGGAATCAATGGATTCGGTGCCCTAGCCGCCGTCGTCCCCAACGATTACGCCGCCCCTCTCCCGATCATGTCCCCGTCCAAATCCACCATCAATAACTCCAATCCGATGGAGAGATCCATGTATCTGGAGCTCGCCTTGGCCGCCATGGACGAGCTCGTGAAAATCGCACAAACAAACGAGCCGCTCTGGGTTAGAGGCATGGAAGGAGGAAGACAAGTCCTGAATCGTGAGGAATATTCTAGAAGCTTCACTCCGTGCATCGGAATGAAGCCGAAGGGATTCGCAGCCGAGGCTTCGCGCGAGACCGGTGTAGTGATCATCAACAGTTTAGCTCTGGTGGAGACGTTGATGGACTCG AGCAAATGGGCGGAGATGTTTCCTTCCATAGTTGCAAGAGCCACAACTACAGATGTGATATCAAATGGCATGGGCGGAACAAGAAACGGCGCTCTTCAACTG ATGCATGCGGAGCTGCAAGTCCTATCGCCGCTAGTTCCGGTGAGGGAGGTGAATTTCCTCCGCTTCTGCAAGCAGCACGCGGAGGGAGTGTGGGCCGTGGTCGACGTCTCTATAGTCGCCATCCGGGAGCCCTCCGCCGCCTACCCGAGCTGCCGGAGGCTCCCCTCCGGCTGCGTCGTACAAGATATGCCTAATGGTTGTTGTAAG GTTACATGGGTGGAACATGGTGAGTACGACGAAAATGAAGTCCACGAAGTTTACCGGCCGATGATCAACGCCGGCATGGGGTTCGGATCGCAACGATGGATAGCAACGCTCCAACGGCAATGCGAGTGCCTTGCTATCTTAATGTCGTCTTCCTCTCCTTCAAGAGATCACACCG CGATCACGGCAGGGGGGCGGCGGAGCATGCTGAAGCTTGCGCAGCGCATGACCAACAACTTCTGCGCCGGCGTGTGCGCTTCCACTCTCCACAAGTGGAACAAGCTGCGGGCCGAGAACGTGGACGAGGACGTGCGCGTGATGACGCGCAAGAGCGTGGACGACCCCGGGGAGCCGCCCGGTGTGGTGCTCAGCGCAGCCACCTCCGTGTGGCTCCCCGTGTCCCCGCAGAAGCTGTTCCACTTCCTCCGCAACGAGCACTTGCGGAGCGAGTGGGACATCCTCTCCAACGGTGGGCCCATGCAGGAGATGGCACACATCGCCAAAGGCCAGGATCACGGCAATTGCGTTTCCCTTCTCCGTGCAAGT GCCATTAACTCCAACCAGAGCAACATGCTCATTCTACAGGAGACATGCACAGACGCGTCGGGGTCGCTTGTGGTCTACGCGCCAGTCGACATTCCCGCGATGCACGTGGTCATGAACGGGGGCGACTCCGCCTACGTGGCTCTCCTGCCGTCGGGCTTCGCAGTAGTGCCGGACAGCCCGGGAACCGATGGCGGGTCGCTGTTGACCGTGGCGTTCCAGATATTGGTGAATAGCTTGCCTACGGCGAAGCTGACGGTGGAGTCGGTGGAAACCGTCAATAATCTCATCTCCTGCACCGTTCAGAAAATCAAGGCCGCTCTTCAGTGTGAGAGCTGA
- the LOC121792567 gene encoding homeobox-leucine zipper protein ANTHOCYANINLESS 2-like isoform X2, translating into MGRMTEKYESSNVVGGRRSRDEEHESRSGSDNMDAASGDDIEVSDRPPRKKRYHRHTPQQIQELESLFKECPHPDEKQRLELSKRLCLETRQVKFWFQNRRTQMKTQLERHENSILRQENDKLRAENMSIRDAMRNPMCTNCGGPALIGDVSLEEQHLRIENARLKDELDRVCALAGKFLGRPIPAMGPNSGLELGVGINGFGALAAVVPNDYAAPLPIMSPSKSTINNSNPMERSMYLELALAAMDELVKIAQTNEPLWVRGMEGGRQVLNREEYSRSFTPCIGMKPKGFAAEASRETGVVIINSLALVETLMDSSKWAEMFPSIVARATTTDVISNGMGGTRNGALQLMHAELQVLSPLVPVREVNFLRFCKQHAEGVWAVVDVSIVAIREPSAAYPSCRRLPSGCVVQDMPNGCCKVTWVEHGEYDENEVHEVYRPMINAGMGFGSQRWIATLQRQCECLAILMSSSSPSRDHTAITAGGRRSMLKLAQRMTNNFCAGVCASTLHKWNKLRAENVDEDVRVMTRKSVDDPGEPPGVVLSAATSVWLPVSPQKLFHFLRNEHLRSEWDILSNGGPMQEMAHIAKGQDHGNCVSLLRASAINSNQSNMLILQETCTDASGSLVVYAPVDIPAMHVVMNGGDSAYVALLPSGFAVVPDSPGTDGGSLLTVAFQILVNSLPTAKLTVESVETVNNLISCTVQKIKAALQCES; encoded by the exons ATGGGAAGAATGACGGAGAAGTACGAATCGAGCAATGTGGTTGGAGGAAGACGAAGCAGAGACGAAGAGCACGAGAGCAGATCTGGCAGCGATAACATGGATGCCGCATCTGGAGATGATATCGAGGTCTCCGACCGCCCCCCGAGGAAGAAGCGATACCACCGACACACCCCTCAGCAAATCCAAGAGCTCGAATC TTTGTTCAAGGAGTGCCCTCACCCCGACGAAAAGCAACGGTTAGAGCTCAGCAAACGCCTTTGCTTGGAAACGAGGCAGGTCAAATTCTGGTTCCAGAATCGACGAACTCAGATgaag ACGCAGCTGGAGCGGCACGAGAATTCAATTCTTCGGCAGGAAAACGACAAACTCCGAGCCGAGAACATGTCGATTAGGGACGCAATGCGAAATCCGATGTGCACAAACTGCGGCGGCCCCGCCTTGATCGGCGACGTCTCCCTCGAAGAGCAGCACCTCCGAATCGAGAACGCCAGACTAAAAGACGAGCTAGATCGCGTCTGCGCCCTCGCCGGTAAGTTCCTCGGCCGCCCTATCCCCGCCATGGGCCCTAATTCAGGCCTCGAGCTCGGAGTCGGAATCAATGGATTCGGTGCCCTAGCCGCCGTCGTCCCCAACGATTACGCCGCCCCTCTCCCGATCATGTCCCCGTCCAAATCCACCATCAATAACTCCAATCCGATGGAGAGATCCATGTATCTGGAGCTCGCCTTGGCCGCCATGGACGAGCTCGTGAAAATCGCACAAACAAACGAGCCGCTCTGGGTTAGAGGCATGGAAGGAGGAAGACAAGTCCTGAATCGTGAGGAATATTCTAGAAGCTTCACTCCGTGCATCGGAATGAAGCCGAAGGGATTCGCAGCCGAGGCTTCGCGCGAGACCGGTGTAGTGATCATCAACAGTTTAGCTCTGGTGGAGACGTTGATGGACTCG AGCAAATGGGCGGAGATGTTTCCTTCCATAGTTGCAAGAGCCACAACTACAGATGTGATATCAAATGGCATGGGCGGAACAAGAAACGGCGCTCTTCAACTG ATGCATGCGGAGCTGCAAGTCCTATCGCCGCTAGTTCCGGTGAGGGAGGTGAATTTCCTCCGCTTCTGCAAGCAGCACGCGGAGGGAGTGTGGGCCGTGGTCGACGTCTCTATAGTCGCCATCCGGGAGCCCTCCGCCGCCTACCCGAGCTGCCGGAGGCTCCCCTCCGGCTGCGTCGTACAAGATATGCCTAATGGTTGTTGTAAG GTTACATGGGTGGAACATGGTGAGTACGACGAAAATGAAGTCCACGAAGTTTACCGGCCGATGATCAACGCCGGCATGGGGTTCGGATCGCAACGATGGATAGCAACGCTCCAACGGCAATGCGAGTGCCTTGCTATCTTAATGTCGTCTTCCTCTCCTTCAAGAGATCACACCG CGATCACGGCAGGGGGGCGGCGGAGCATGCTGAAGCTTGCGCAGCGCATGACCAACAACTTCTGCGCCGGCGTGTGCGCTTCCACTCTCCACAAGTGGAACAAGCTGCGGGCCGAGAACGTGGACGAGGACGTGCGCGTGATGACGCGCAAGAGCGTGGACGACCCCGGGGAGCCGCCCGGTGTGGTGCTCAGCGCAGCCACCTCCGTGTGGCTCCCCGTGTCCCCGCAGAAGCTGTTCCACTTCCTCCGCAACGAGCACTTGCGGAGCGAGTGGGACATCCTCTCCAACGGTGGGCCCATGCAGGAGATGGCACACATCGCCAAAGGCCAGGATCACGGCAATTGCGTTTCCCTTCTCCGTGCAAGT GCCATTAACTCCAACCAGAGCAACATGCTCATTCTACAGGAGACATGCACAGACGCGTCGGGGTCGCTTGTGGTCTACGCGCCAGTCGACATTCCCGCGATGCACGTGGTCATGAACGGGGGCGACTCCGCCTACGTGGCTCTCCTGCCGTCGGGCTTCGCAGTAGTGCCGGACAGCCCGGGAACCGATGGCGGGTCGCTGTTGACCGTGGCGTTCCAGATATTGGTGAATAGCTTGCCTACGGCGAAGCTGACGGTGGAGTCGGTGGAAACCGTCAATAATCTCATCTCCTGCACCGTTCAGAAAATCAAGGCCGCTCTTCAGTGTGAGAGCTGA
- the LOC121779430 gene encoding uncharacterized protein LOC121779430: protein MVAPNEGRVGSMKGYSHIHDEPPEPGSNGYLDWEETDLIVFYWIVDSIENDIIADFAYHQTSKALWDNLAITFESKADPYLVYDLEDKIISIRQGNLDLETYYHRLHGLWVNVDRSQKQPVTCCDKGIEQYRQHASEKRLIIFLT from the coding sequence ATGGTCGCGCCTAATGAAGGTCGCGTAGGAAGCATGAAGGGGTACTCCCACATCCACGACGAACCACCAGAAccaggcagcaatggatatctGGATTGGGAAGAAACCGATCTTATAGTTTTCTATTGGATCGTCGATAGCATCGAAAATGATATTATCGCCGACTTTGCTTACCACCAAACATCCAAAGCTCTGTGGGACAATCTCGCAATCACGTTCGAGAGCAAGGCGGATCCGTATCTGGTATACGACCTGGAGGACAAAATAATTTCAATTAGACAAGGGAACCTTGACCTTGAGACGTATTACCATCGACTCCACGGATTGTGGGTCAATGTTGATCGAAGTCAAAAGCAACCCGTAACGTGTTGCGATAAGGGGATCGAGCAATATCGGCAACACGCGAGCGAGAAACGGCTCATCATATTTCTCACATGA
- the LOC121792568 gene encoding CAAX prenyl protease 1 homolog, translating to MAFPYMEAVVGFMILVYIFETYLDLRQHAALKLPNLPKPLVGVISQEKFEKSRAYSLDKSNFHFVHEFVTILMDSAILYFGVLPWFWKRCGEVLVYAGFNAENEIIHTLAFLAGVMFWSQITDLPFSLYSTFVIEARHGFNKQTLLLFFRDMIKGIILAIVIGPPIVAAIITIVQKGGPYLAIYLWGFMLIVSLIMMTVYPVLIAPLFNKFTPLPEGELRTKIENLASSLKFPLKKLFVVDGSTRSSHSNAYMYGFFKNKRIVLYDTLIQQCKNEEEVVAVIAHELGHWKLNHTMYSFIAVQILTLLQFGGYTLVRNSKDLFQSFGFDTQPVLIGLIIFQHTVIPLQHVVSLLLNLVSRAFEFQADAFAKKLGYAVPLRAGLIKLQEENLSSMNTDPWYSAYHYSHPPLVERLAAIDEPDKKTD from the exons ATGGCGTTTCCCTACATGGAGGCGGTCGTCG GTTTTATGATACTGGTGTACATTTTCGAGACATATCTTGATTTGAGGCAGCATGCTGCTCTTAAGTTGCCAAATTTGCCAAAGCCATTGGTAGGAGTAATCAGCCAGGAAAAGTTTGAAAAGTCGCGTGCTTATAGTCTCGACAAAAG CAATTTCCATTTTGTGCACGAATTTGTAACTATACTCATGGACTCCGCAATTTTGTACTTCGGCGTATTGCCCTGGTTTTGGAAG AGGTGTGGAGAGGTTCTGGTGTATGCTGGCTTTAATGCTGAAAATGAGATAATACACACTCTTGCATTTTTAGCTGGTGTTATGTTTTGGTCACAG ATAACCGATTTACCATTTTCTTTGTACTCAACTTTTGTCATTGAGGCCCGCCATGGTTTCAACAAG cAAACACTGTTGTTATTCTTTAGGGACATGATCAAAGGGATTATATTAGCTATAGTGATCGGTCCTCCAATTGTAGCTGCTATCATTACTATAGTGCAG AAAGGAGGTCCATACTTGGCCATATATCTATGGGGCTTCATGCTAATTGTGTCCCTTATAATGATGACTGTTTATCCTGTTCTTATTGCCCCTCTTTTCAACAAGTTTACTCCT CTTCCGGAGGGCGAACTCAGAACCAAGATTGAGAATCTTGCTTCATCTCTCAAATTCCCTCTAAAAAAGTTGTTTGTTGTTGATGGGTCAACAAGATCAAGTCACAGCAAT GCTTACATGTATGGGTTTTTTAAGAACAAAAGAATTGTCCTGTATGACACGTTAATACAACAG TGTAAGAATGAGGAAGAAGTTGTTGCTGTAATTGCTCATGAACTTGGACACTGGAAGCTAAATCATACGATGTACTCCTTCATTGCAGTTCAG ATCCTGACATTGTTGCAGTTTGGGGGATACACTCTTGTTCGGAACTCAAAAGACCTCTTCCAAAGTTTTGGGTTTGATACACAGCCTGTTCTTATTGGCCTTATCATATTTCAG CATACTGTGATACCTCTCCAACATGTTGTGAGCCTTTTACTCAATCTTGTGAGCCGTGCTTTTGAGTTCCAG GCTGATGCTTTTGCCAAGAAGCTTGGTTATGCTGTTCCCCTACGAGCTGGTCTTATCAAACTGCAG gaggAGAATCTATCATCCATGAACACTGACCCTTGGTATTCAGCTTACCACTATTCGCATCCACCTTTGGTCGAAAGATTAGCTGCAATCGATGAACCTGATAAGAAGACTGATTAA